AATGGATTAACGGCTTACGTACAGAACACCGGCACAGTACCAGTAACAATAGCAGACATCTACATATTAAGTTCACCAAATGGCAACCTGCTGTGTAATATAACAATTCCTGAAACCACAATAAATCCTGGGTCAACAGTAGAGATTACAGCAAGATTGCCATCAACATGCAGTATAAGTCAGGGGACAGCTTACGATTTATTATTCGTCACATCAAGCGGTACTAAATACACTACATCCGTGGTGGCATCATCGTAGTCAGGTGAAAACGTTGAGCATTTTAAGTCAAAATCGCATCATAAGTGATTTCTTATGGTTTCCTCCGGTATTAGTGAGGTTGTAGGTGCAACAATACTGCTAGTCATAGCTGTAGCCCTAAGTCTCCTAATCTTTGGCTACTTCTACGGATACATAGAATCACTCGGGTACTCGCTGGCAAATGCCCTTACCCACTCCTGTGAATTCACAATAATGAGCATAGCCTTTAATGCCTCAGTTTCGTCTATAGGCTCCATAAGCATAGCCATTTATAATTATGGCAATACGCCATGCGAGATATCAAGCATATACATACTCAATGAATCCACTATATACCAAATAACCACAACAAGTAACTGTATAACAAACCCAATAATTAGGCTGAATCCAGAACAAGTGGCAATACTAAATTACACAAACCTAAACATACTGTACGAGACAAACTACGAAGTAAAGGTGGTCTCCTGTGATGGATTCACAGCCGAGGGTGAGCTTGGGCAGTAGGGGTTCGGGGGAGCTGTACGTAATGGTGATAATAATCATAATAGTCATAACGGCTCTCGCCATAATTTACTCAGTGCTTAATGGCTTTAGTAAGTACGTAATGGAAAAACAACAATCATTAGAATCCCTTATGAGTACTGAAGCAAGTGCATCACTTAGCAACTTTAACACTGTGGGTAACAACTATGTAATTGCCATAAAGATAAGCGGTGTCACGCCACTTAGTAATGCCATGGCTGTGTGTAAGTACGATACAGGAAATACGCAGTACATGCAATATTGCAGTTATGTAATTAATAATGGCGCAATATACGTAACGGTACCAAATGCATTAATTAATGAAGGAACAGGAAACCTGATAATATCAATACCAACAAGTAACGGCTTAACACTAAACATAAACCTTTACAGAGGA
This is a stretch of genomic DNA from Vulcanisaeta moutnovskia 768-28. It encodes these proteins:
- a CDS encoding archaellin/type IV pilin N-terminal domain-containing protein, whose amino-acid sequence is MMQNRNNRKSLGIEPIVAAILLIVITVVAAVLLYMWFSGYLTATTTKVSSMATPEQFQVTAASLSASNGLTAYVQNTGTVPVTIADIYILSSPNGNLLCNITIPETTINPGSTVEITARLPSTCSISQGTAYDLLFVTSSGTKYTTSVVASS